From the genome of Haloarcula limicola, one region includes:
- a CDS encoding UxaA family hydrolase, giving the protein MPDRYLQVVEPTDNVATALRELEAGETVSVGVGDEERTVEIAEDVIFGHKIAIEDIASGETITKYGKSIGNATEDIPAGTWVHVHNVESNYGRGDLADDEQAKVVSE; this is encoded by the coding sequence ATGCCCGACAGGTATCTGCAAGTAGTCGAACCAACGGACAACGTCGCGACGGCGCTGCGCGAACTCGAAGCCGGTGAGACCGTTTCGGTCGGCGTCGGCGACGAGGAACGCACCGTCGAGATCGCCGAAGACGTAATCTTCGGCCACAAGATTGCTATCGAGGACATCGCGTCCGGCGAGACGATCACGAAGTACGGCAAAAGTATCGGTAACGCGACAGAGGACATCCCCGCAGGGACGTGGGTGCACGTCCACAACGTCGAATCGAACTACGGTCGTGGTGACCTCGCCGACGACGAGCAAGCGAAGGTAGTGAGTGAGTAA
- a CDS encoding UxaA family hydrolase encodes MNDNQFLGYERDDGSVGIRNHTVIVSTAPYANDTVKRAADIVEDAIPITHPLGRCQTKPDVFQTYRTLLGYATHPNTYGAVVVAHAGEIVDGDELAEDIAETGRPSDSVNIHREKGVMNALKRTVNSAQEMAQDASAQKRVPSDMSNLTFGINCATSDTTSGLCQHKATANAVWRLIDDYGGRGCFAETPEFFGGENELSERAVNDEVKQEILERVEHWDDRLQATGYDVRGAQPTPDNMDGGLTTIEEKSLGALVKSGDGPIQDIIDYGAKIPRDSGMYIMDTPGHGAESVTGIGAGGAHFMVISTGQGHTLSNAVMPTIKITGNPGSAERVPEETDVDVSEALVGDESFDWATDQLWDEIVDVVNGKVTLSEALGESQFAIHRIGPST; translated from the coding sequence ATGAACGACAACCAATTCCTCGGATACGAACGCGACGACGGCAGCGTCGGCATACGAAATCATACAGTTATCGTCTCGACGGCACCCTACGCCAACGATACGGTCAAGCGGGCAGCGGACATCGTCGAAGACGCCATTCCGATCACGCATCCGCTCGGGCGCTGTCAGACCAAGCCCGACGTCTTCCAGACCTATCGCACCCTGCTGGGGTACGCAACGCATCCCAACACCTACGGCGCGGTGGTCGTCGCCCACGCCGGCGAAATCGTCGACGGCGACGAACTCGCCGAAGACATCGCCGAGACCGGCCGACCGAGCGACTCGGTCAACATTCACCGAGAGAAAGGCGTCATGAACGCCCTCAAGCGGACAGTCAACTCCGCCCAGGAGATGGCCCAGGACGCCAGCGCACAGAAGCGCGTCCCCTCGGACATGTCGAACCTGACCTTCGGTATCAACTGCGCGACTTCGGACACGACGAGCGGGCTCTGCCAGCACAAGGCGACGGCCAACGCCGTCTGGCGGCTCATCGACGACTACGGCGGGCGGGGCTGCTTCGCCGAGACGCCCGAGTTTTTCGGCGGCGAGAACGAACTTTCGGAACGGGCGGTCAACGACGAGGTCAAACAGGAGATCCTCGAACGCGTCGAGCACTGGGACGACCGGCTTCAGGCGACCGGCTACGACGTCCGCGGCGCACAGCCCACGCCGGACAACATGGACGGCGGGCTGACCACCATCGAGGAGAAGTCGCTCGGTGCGCTGGTAAAATCCGGCGACGGCCCCATTCAGGACATCATCGACTACGGCGCGAAGATTCCCCGCGATTCGGGGATGTACATCATGGACACGCCCGGCCACGGCGCGGAATCCGTAACAGGGATCGGCGCGGGCGGCGCGCACTTCATGGTCATCTCGACGGGACAGGGCCACACGCTCTCGAACGCGGTGATGCCGACGATCAAGATCACCGGGAATCCCGGAAGCGCCGAGCGCGTCCCCGAGGAGACCGACGTCGACGTCAGCGAGGCACTGGTCGGCGACGAGTCCTTCGACTGGGCGACCGACCAGCTCTGGGACGAGATCGTCGACGTGGTAAACGGCAAGGTCACCCTGAGTGAGGCGCTGGGCGAGAGTCAGTTCGCCATCCACCGCATCGGTCCCTCGACCTGA
- the hisD gene encoding histidinol dehydrogenase: MGAERTYLKEAPDQSTEISKDVRDSVYEILSSVREDQDEAVRELTAKFDGVELEEFRVTDEEIESAREQLTEEEKERIDYSIERIRNFAEAQKDSIDSDFEEEFGDGIRCGQRTLPVEAAGTYVPGGHFTHISSAPMSIVPARVAGVDRVVTCTPPRPDGSANAYQLYAMDQSGADEIYKIGGAQAIGAMAYGTETVESVDVISGPGNVFVFEAKRQVFGDVDIDLLPGPTEVLVIADETADPEIVALDLLSQAEHTETSQPVLVSTDQGLAERTLEEIETWLPKLETEETARVCWEENGEVIVVPDEDAAAAVSDEYAIEHVQIMTEEPRDILEDLHHYGGAFLGHDAPVAFGDKVTGPDHILPTHGTARFNGGCWVGAYMKTITHQQLTPEGAAHLSEYAARISEMEGMHGHQLSAEHRPVDQK; encoded by the coding sequence ATGGGAGCTGAACGCACCTACCTCAAAGAGGCACCCGACCAGTCGACGGAAATCTCGAAAGACGTCCGCGACAGCGTCTACGAGATTCTCTCTTCGGTTCGCGAGGACCAGGACGAAGCAGTTCGAGAGTTGACCGCGAAGTTCGACGGCGTCGAACTCGAGGAGTTCCGAGTCACGGACGAGGAAATCGAGTCGGCGCGCGAGCAGTTGACCGAAGAGGAGAAAGAACGAATCGACTACAGCATCGAACGCATTCGGAACTTCGCCGAGGCGCAAAAAGACTCGATAGACAGCGACTTCGAAGAAGAATTCGGCGACGGCATTCGGTGCGGCCAGCGGACGCTCCCGGTCGAAGCAGCGGGAACGTACGTCCCCGGCGGGCACTTCACCCATATCTCGTCGGCACCGATGTCGATAGTCCCCGCCCGCGTCGCGGGCGTCGATAGGGTCGTTACCTGTACGCCGCCGCGCCCGGACGGTTCGGCGAACGCCTACCAGCTGTACGCGATGGACCAGTCGGGCGCCGACGAGATTTACAAGATCGGCGGCGCACAGGCCATCGGAGCGATGGCCTACGGCACCGAAACCGTGGAATCAGTCGACGTGATTTCGGGGCCGGGCAACGTTTTCGTCTTCGAGGCCAAGCGACAGGTGTTCGGTGACGTCGACATCGACTTACTGCCCGGACCGACGGAGGTGCTCGTCATTGCAGACGAGACGGCCGACCCGGAAATCGTGGCATTGGACCTGCTCTCACAGGCCGAACACACCGAGACGTCACAACCGGTTCTCGTCTCGACGGATCAGGGTCTCGCCGAACGGACGCTAGAGGAAATCGAGACGTGGCTGCCGAAGTTAGAAACCGAGGAGACAGCGCGCGTGTGTTGGGAGGAAAACGGCGAAGTCATCGTCGTCCCGGACGAGGACGCCGCCGCAGCGGTGTCCGACGAGTACGCCATCGAACACGTCCAGATCATGACCGAAGAGCCCCGCGACATCCTCGAGGACCTCCACCACTACGGAGGGGCCTTCCTGGGACACGACGCGCCCGTGGCGTTCGGCGACAAGGTGACTGGTCCGGACCATATCCTTCCGACTCATGGGACCGCCCGTTTCAACGGCGGCTGTTGGGTCGGGGCCTACATGAAGACGATTACCCACCAGCAACTCACGCCCGAGGGGGCAGCACACCTGTCGGAGTACGCTGCGCGTATCTCCGAAATGGAAGGGATGCACGGCCACCAGCTTTCGGCCGAGCATCGGCCGGTCGACCAGAAGTGA
- a CDS encoding TRAP transporter substrate-binding protein, with product MPRVNRRQYIKGIGSATSIVALAGCSGDGGDGGGSGSGNTGGEQTGGATSGSGGESYQMDVATAYKIGTTEVYPVMQQAFKKNVEEASNGQITVKLHPNGVLGSGSQLAQKVQSGTVQAAQFSFSNFSPYASAVDLVNLPYFAGTNQQFVNLVTSDAWESNVHNKIRSNGFEPLFYLVIDPRAVGVGKGKNKVMVPSDMKGYKHRIPGSEILKETWNMAGANPTPIPWGETPTAIEEGVADSLHVSIEAFVAFGFSDLVSHITRIKMVEDAQVYAMNRQWYQKLPSNLQKAVDEAAKQTFQANLEQVPKSRKESISQLEEAGVKIHDPSDSQIQQWKDAVGYQRSEWDSWKEKLAGDMETFKALEKATEKQSEFEVPS from the coding sequence ATGCCGAGAGTCAACAGACGGCAATACATCAAAGGAATCGGTAGCGCGACCAGCATCGTTGCACTTGCGGGCTGTAGCGGCGACGGTGGCGACGGCGGTGGCAGCGGTAGTGGAAACACCGGCGGGGAACAGACCGGAGGAGCGACTTCGGGTTCGGGAGGCGAGTCCTACCAGATGGACGTCGCCACGGCCTACAAAATCGGCACGACGGAAGTCTACCCGGTGATGCAACAGGCGTTCAAGAAGAACGTCGAGGAGGCTTCGAACGGGCAAATTACGGTGAAACTTCATCCGAATGGCGTACTGGGCTCGGGCTCTCAACTCGCCCAGAAGGTTCAGTCGGGAACTGTTCAAGCGGCACAGTTCTCGTTCTCGAACTTCTCGCCGTACGCCTCGGCGGTCGACCTGGTAAACCTGCCGTACTTCGCCGGAACGAACCAGCAGTTCGTCAACTTAGTCACGAGCGACGCGTGGGAGAGCAACGTTCACAACAAGATACGGTCGAACGGATTCGAGCCGCTGTTCTATCTGGTCATCGACCCGCGAGCGGTCGGCGTCGGCAAAGGGAAAAATAAGGTGATGGTCCCCTCCGATATGAAGGGGTACAAACACCGAATTCCCGGTTCAGAGATTCTCAAAGAGACGTGGAACATGGCCGGTGCCAATCCGACTCCGATTCCGTGGGGCGAGACGCCGACTGCCATCGAGGAAGGCGTCGCGGACTCGCTTCACGTCTCCATCGAAGCGTTCGTCGCGTTCGGATTCAGCGACCTCGTCTCGCACATTACGCGAATCAAGATGGTCGAAGACGCGCAGGTGTACGCGATGAACCGGCAGTGGTACCAGAAGCTTCCGAGCAACCTTCAGAAAGCGGTCGACGAGGCCGCAAAGCAGACGTTCCAGGCGAATCTCGAACAGGTGCCGAAGTCCCGGAAGGAATCTATCAGCCAACTCGAAGAGGCCGGCGTGAAGATTCACGACCCATCGGACAGTCAGATCCAGCAGTGGAAAGACGCAGTCGGCTATCAGCGTAGCGAGTGGGATAGTTGGAAAGAGAAGCTAGCGGGCGATATGGAGACGTTCAAGGCATTAGAGAAGGCGACGGAGAAACAGAGCGAGTTCGAAGTCCCGAGTTGA
- a CDS encoding TRAP transporter small permease, translated as MSESTIQATKSDGATNRASRFARALNENLERYLLLSFYVYIIAIIGVEVFRRFVLNNASLWGEETARYMFIYLTWIGASWGINERLHIRIDILHQYVSERVTGMLYILGDLVTLAFVVVAIRWTIPQLQTQLQFGAVSEALRVDMIYFQVAIPLGMSLIAVRVLQALYRDVQDVREGRPVYKGEELFS; from the coding sequence ATGTCCGAAAGTACGATACAGGCTACGAAGTCAGACGGGGCCACGAATAGAGCGTCGAGGTTCGCACGGGCGTTGAACGAGAACCTAGAGCGGTATCTCCTCCTCTCTTTTTACGTATACATCATTGCAATAATCGGTGTCGAGGTCTTTCGGCGATTCGTTCTCAACAACGCCAGTCTCTGGGGCGAGGAGACAGCGCGGTACATGTTCATCTACCTGACCTGGATCGGTGCCAGTTGGGGAATCAACGAGCGATTACACATCCGCATCGATATCCTCCACCAGTACGTCTCAGAGCGCGTGACCGGGATGTTGTATATCCTCGGCGACCTCGTCACCCTCGCTTTCGTCGTCGTCGCTATCCGGTGGACGATTCCACAGCTACAGACCCAACTCCAGTTCGGGGCGGTATCGGAGGCGCTTCGCGTCGACATGATTTACTTTCAGGTGGCGATACCGCTCGGAATGAGTCTCATCGCAGTCCGGGTGCTACAAGCGCTGTATCGGGACGTTCAGGACGTCCGTGAGGGCCGTCCGGTGTATAAGGGCGAGGAGCTGTTCTCGTAA
- a CDS encoding TRAP transporter large permease yields MVSATILGILVLTAVLILLGVPVFASLGIGGYLLLQVTSVLPTVLLGQTLFTGLDAFALIAVPLFILTGDAIVETGFSEKLLNFTQSVFGGFRTGMGTATLFGCGLFAAISGSNASDAAALGRITLDRLEERGYSRSYASSIVASGASTGILIPPSISYIIVGLVFGISASTLFLAALIPGVAILLGMVVMNVVMNRVQGYESGTGHPQVSDVAYSVWDAKYGLLIPFIILGGIYSGVFTPTEASAVAVITAIAIGVVLQRLSLPQFPEMLERSALVNGVIAPIIAIALLFSQALSALGIPEALVSAIIGTTTNFYLVTLIMVVILFMAGAIMETTPNILVLGPILLPIGERIGMHPVHFSVFFISALAVGFITPPIGLNLYVMSGVSGESITDIAKDAVPFMLAMLAIILLIAWFPILSMWGI; encoded by the coding sequence ATGGTCTCCGCTACTATCCTCGGAATTCTGGTTCTGACTGCGGTCTTGATTCTCCTTGGAGTTCCGGTCTTCGCTTCGTTAGGAATCGGTGGGTACCTGCTCCTTCAGGTAACTAGCGTCCTCCCGACTGTGTTGCTGGGCCAGACACTCTTCACTGGACTGGACGCTTTCGCCCTCATCGCCGTCCCGCTGTTCATCCTGACCGGGGACGCAATCGTCGAAACGGGCTTCTCGGAGAAGCTATTGAATTTCACGCAGAGCGTCTTCGGCGGGTTCCGTACCGGAATGGGAACGGCGACGCTGTTCGGCTGTGGCCTGTTCGCGGCCATCAGCGGCTCCAACGCCTCGGACGCGGCGGCGCTGGGTCGAATCACGTTGGACCGTCTCGAAGAGCGAGGGTACTCCCGCTCCTATGCCAGTTCGATAGTCGCAAGCGGCGCTTCGACCGGTATTCTCATCCCGCCAAGCATCTCGTACATCATCGTCGGCCTCGTCTTCGGCATCTCCGCGTCGACGCTCTTCTTGGCGGCGCTGATTCCCGGGGTCGCGATACTGCTCGGGATGGTCGTGATGAACGTCGTAATGAATCGGGTCCAGGGCTACGAATCCGGAACCGGCCATCCCCAGGTCAGCGATGTGGCCTACAGCGTCTGGGATGCCAAGTACGGGCTCTTGATACCGTTCATCATCCTCGGCGGAATTTACTCCGGGGTGTTCACGCCGACCGAGGCATCTGCAGTCGCCGTCATCACGGCTATCGCAATCGGAGTCGTGCTGCAGCGACTGTCGCTCCCGCAGTTTCCGGAGATGTTGGAACGGAGTGCGCTCGTCAACGGCGTCATCGCTCCGATCATCGCGATTGCGCTGCTCTTCAGTCAAGCGCTCTCCGCTCTTGGCATCCCGGAAGCCCTAGTGAGTGCGATTATCGGAACGACGACGAACTTCTATCTCGTGACCCTGATCATGGTCGTAATCCTCTTCATGGCGGGCGCGATCATGGAGACGACGCCGAACATCCTCGTCCTCGGTCCAATACTGCTTCCCATCGGCGAGCGTATCGGCATGCACCCCGTGCATTTCAGCGTCTTCTTCATTTCCGCGCTCGCAGTTGGGTTCATCACGCCGCCGATTGGGCTCAACCTCTACGTGATGTCCGGCGTCAGCGGCGAGTCCATCACGGATATCGCAAAGGACGCAGTACCGTTCATGCTGGCGATGTTGGCGATCATCCTACTGATCGCATGGTTCCCGATACTCTCCATGTGGGGCATCTGA
- the trkA gene encoding Trk system potassium transporter TrkA, producing MRVIIVGAGEVGSNIAASLADSHDVVVVDVDSETVEELTYSSDVLAIEGNGTSLSVLGDAGIGEADMLIASTDDDETNLAVCGTAKTTGDVFTIARVRNANFLDTWRQSAGAFGVDFMVSTNLLTAQDIVRVVGLPAAVDVDPFVGGLVQMAEFEVTEESEIAGRTVEAADTFEGLTFAALVRNGDVVIARGQTPIEAGNKAIVIGDPESVQAFSRTVAPATTPDEARDIVIVGGSDIGYQTARVLEDRGLGARLIEQDPERGRELAEALPGTLVMEHDGTDVEFLAGEHVDRADAVIAATESDEKNLLISLLAKNLGVRRTVAVVEEGQYTNLFEAVGVDVAINPREATAEEIVRFTQEGKIENLSLIEGRQAEVVEIEVDEASALAGRPIRESMAELPSGVVIGAITRGRAFVVPRGDTVVEPGDHVVLFVAADALSTVMSAV from the coding sequence GTGCGGGTGATCATCGTCGGGGCCGGCGAAGTCGGCTCCAACATCGCGGCCAGTCTGGCCGACAGTCACGACGTCGTCGTCGTCGACGTGGATTCTGAGACGGTCGAGGAACTCACGTATTCGAGCGACGTGCTGGCGATCGAGGGGAACGGAACGTCGCTTTCGGTCCTCGGAGACGCCGGGATCGGCGAGGCGGACATGCTCATCGCCAGCACCGACGACGACGAGACGAACCTAGCCGTCTGCGGGACGGCGAAGACGACGGGCGACGTCTTCACCATCGCTCGGGTCCGGAACGCGAACTTCCTCGACACCTGGCGGCAGTCGGCGGGCGCGTTCGGCGTCGACTTCATGGTGTCGACGAACCTGCTCACGGCACAGGACATCGTGCGCGTCGTCGGGTTGCCCGCCGCCGTCGACGTCGACCCGTTCGTCGGCGGACTCGTCCAGATGGCCGAGTTCGAGGTGACCGAGGAGAGCGAGATCGCGGGACGGACCGTCGAAGCCGCGGACACGTTCGAGGGGCTGACGTTCGCCGCGTTGGTCCGAAACGGCGACGTCGTGATCGCCCGCGGACAGACGCCGATCGAAGCCGGAAACAAAGCCATCGTCATCGGCGACCCGGAGAGCGTCCAGGCGTTTTCGAGGACGGTCGCGCCGGCGACGACGCCGGACGAGGCCCGCGATATCGTGATCGTCGGCGGGAGCGACATCGGCTATCAGACCGCGAGGGTGCTCGAGGACCGCGGCCTCGGCGCTCGCCTCATCGAACAGGACCCGGAGCGCGGCCGAGAGCTCGCGGAGGCGCTTCCGGGGACGCTCGTGATGGAACACGACGGGACGGACGTGGAGTTCCTCGCCGGGGAACACGTCGACCGAGCGGACGCCGTGATCGCGGCCACGGAGAGCGACGAGAAGAACCTCCTCATCTCGCTGCTCGCGAAGAACCTCGGCGTCCGGCGAACGGTCGCCGTCGTCGAGGAGGGGCAGTACACGAACCTCTTCGAGGCGGTCGGCGTCGACGTCGCGATCAACCCCCGCGAGGCCACGGCGGAGGAGATCGTCCGGTTCACCCAGGAGGGGAAGATCGAGAACCTCTCGCTCATCGAGGGCCGACAGGCGGAGGTAGTGGAGATCGAGGTCGACGAAGCGAGCGCCCTCGCCGGGCGACCGATCCGAGAGAGCATGGCTGAACTCCCTTCGGGAGTCGTCATCGGGGCGATCACGCGCGGGCGGGCGTTCGTCGTCCCCCGCGGTGACACGGTCGTCGAACCCGGCGACCACGTCGTCCTCTTCGTCGCGGCGGACGCCCTCTCGACGGTCATGAGCGCCGTATGA
- a CDS encoding TrkH family potassium uptake protein, giving the protein MSVRVDWRVSCRLVGTILKWLWVPLLLPLGLALYDGTRLLPFLAPMVGTVAVGFGLERLTDERDLRTREAFLMVALSWLSIALVGATPFVLAGEGVLGEPVNALFESMSGVTTTGATIIVDFERHSRAVLMWRAVLQWMGGLGILVLATAILSQLSVGGAQLMETETQTQDVNKLTPRISETAALLWKLYIGLTGLQVAVLYGLHLLGLAPEMTLYDAVAHAFTTISTAGFSPRGESIVAFSPAVQWAIVPFMAVGATSFVLIYFALQGNLDRVRDSDEFRFYVGILASFSLAVGGVLLVDGGPYTNLEAIARHSLFQVVSIVTTTGYASTDFNTWSSGAKHLLFVCMFIGGMAGSTTCSIKTLRWLVVTKAFRRDLFTAASPSAIRPVRLSGSVVDEETIRDIYAYTLVSLIFFIVATIFVVVDASRVGLAVTEFEAMGAAAATFFNVGPAFGIAGPLESYDPFPRSTKLAMTFLMWIGRIEIIPVLVLLTPSYWRS; this is encoded by the coding sequence ATGAGCGTCCGCGTCGACTGGCGGGTCAGCTGCCGACTGGTCGGGACGATCCTCAAGTGGCTATGGGTTCCGCTCCTCTTGCCGCTCGGACTCGCACTCTACGACGGAACGCGCTTGCTGCCGTTTCTCGCTCCGATGGTCGGGACGGTCGCGGTCGGGTTCGGGCTCGAACGACTGACCGACGAGCGCGACCTCCGGACGCGGGAGGCGTTTCTGATGGTCGCGCTGTCGTGGCTGAGCATCGCACTCGTCGGCGCGACTCCCTTCGTGCTCGCCGGCGAAGGCGTCCTCGGGGAGCCGGTGAACGCGCTTTTCGAGAGCATGAGCGGCGTCACGACCACCGGAGCCACGATCATCGTCGACTTCGAGCGTCACTCCCGCGCCGTGCTCATGTGGCGTGCGGTCCTGCAGTGGATGGGCGGGCTCGGCATCCTCGTCCTGGCGACGGCGATCCTCTCTCAGCTCTCGGTCGGGGGCGCACAGCTCATGGAGACCGAGACCCAGACGCAGGACGTCAACAAGCTCACGCCCAGGATCTCGGAGACCGCCGCGCTCCTCTGGAAGCTCTACATCGGTTTGACCGGGCTCCAGGTGGCGGTACTGTACGGACTGCATCTGCTCGGCCTCGCCCCCGAGATGACGCTGTACGACGCCGTGGCCCACGCCTTCACGACCATCTCGACGGCCGGCTTCTCGCCGCGCGGGGAGAGCATCGTCGCCTTCTCGCCCGCCGTCCAGTGGGCGATCGTCCCGTTCATGGCGGTCGGCGCGACGAGCTTCGTCCTCATCTACTTCGCTCTGCAGGGGAACCTCGACCGCGTCCGAGACAGCGACGAGTTCCGCTTCTACGTGGGGATCCTGGCGTCGTTCTCGCTCGCCGTCGGCGGCGTGTTGCTCGTCGACGGCGGACCGTATACGAATCTGGAGGCGATCGCGCGCCACTCGCTTTTTCAGGTCGTCTCCATCGTGACGACCACCGGCTACGCGAGCACGGATTTCAACACATGGTCGTCGGGCGCGAAACACCTCCTGTTCGTCTGTATGTTCATCGGCGGGATGGCCGGGAGCACGACCTGCTCGATCAAGACGCTGCGCTGGTTGGTCGTCACGAAGGCGTTCCGACGCGACCTCTTTACGGCCGCCAGCCCGAGCGCGATCCGGCCGGTCCGTCTGAGCGGGTCCGTCGTCGACGAGGAGACGATTCGAGACATCTACGCGTACACGCTCGTGAGCCTGATCTTCTTCATCGTCGCCACGATCTTCGTCGTCGTCGATGCCTCCCGAGTGGGGCTGGCCGTCACCGAGTTCGAGGCGATGGGGGCAGCGGCGGCGACCTTCTTCAACGTCGGCCCGGCGTTCGGCATCGCCGGCCCGCTCGAGAGTTACGACCCGTTCCCGCGGTCGAC